The Kitasatospora sp. NBC_00374 genome has a segment encoding these proteins:
- a CDS encoding GYD domain-containing protein codes for MPKYLIRASYTAEGAKGLLAEGGTGRRAAVENVLRPLGGTLESMYFAFGDEDLYCILDLPDQVSMAAVSLTVRASGALQSSAIPLLSPEDVDTAARRQVDFRSPGA; via the coding sequence ATGCCGAAGTACCTGATCCGGGCGAGCTACACCGCCGAGGGAGCCAAGGGGCTGCTCGCCGAGGGCGGCACCGGCCGCCGGGCCGCCGTGGAGAACGTGCTCCGGCCGCTCGGCGGCACGCTGGAGTCGATGTACTTCGCCTTCGGCGACGAGGACCTGTACTGCATCCTCGACCTCCCCGACCAGGTGTCCATGGCCGCCGTCTCCCTGACGGTCCGGGCCAGCGGGGCGCTCCAGTCCAGCGCGATCCCGCTGCTCAGCCCCGAGGACGTCGACACGGCGGCCCGCCGGCAGGTGGACTTCCGCAGCCCCGGCGCGTGA
- a CDS encoding MFS transporter, with translation MGTSPSTVRPSAGTGRPAAPPGGRPPSTTAVLVIACAAQFMVVLDVSIVNVALPAMRADLHLTPAGQQWIVNAYTLGFAGLLLLGGRIADLVGPRRAFLTGLGVFTLASLVGGLADGAGPLIAARAAQGVGGAVLAPATLTLIMTTFTEPRARTRAMGAWSAVMAAGGAAGAVVGGLLTEYAGWRWVLFVNVPVGVALFLAALAYVPRGAVGRGGLRRMDLPGAVTVTAGLTALVYGIISTESHGWGSPAVWGPLAAAGLLLAAFTLIESKVAHPLVPLRILRRRTLVTANIVTMLAGAAMFAMWFVLSLYFQQVLGYSAVRAGLAFVAGSVAIIAGSQIATRTITRTGPRPLLVAGTLTSTVGFLWLSRFAADGSYPVDVLGPFVLCTLGMGLSMMPATVAATSGVPREEAGLASGLTNTFRQVGGAVGLAVLATVASHTTATRLAEGGVSAAQALTDGFGRALLVGAVFTTCALAGALTLPTRRALARSGDAAAGA, from the coding sequence GTGGGCACCAGCCCGTCCACCGTCCGGCCCTCGGCAGGCACCGGCCGCCCGGCCGCTCCGCCCGGCGGCCGCCCGCCGTCCACCACCGCCGTCCTGGTGATCGCCTGCGCCGCGCAGTTCATGGTGGTGCTGGACGTCTCGATCGTGAACGTGGCCCTGCCCGCGATGCGCGCCGACCTGCACCTCACCCCGGCCGGCCAGCAGTGGATCGTCAACGCCTACACCCTCGGCTTCGCCGGGCTGCTGCTGCTCGGCGGCCGGATCGCCGACCTGGTCGGCCCCCGGCGGGCGTTCCTGACCGGTCTCGGCGTGTTCACCCTGGCCTCCCTGGTCGGCGGCCTGGCCGACGGCGCCGGCCCGCTGATCGCGGCCCGCGCGGCACAGGGCGTCGGCGGTGCGGTGCTGGCCCCGGCCACCCTCACCCTGATCATGACCACCTTCACCGAGCCCCGGGCCCGGACCCGCGCGATGGGCGCCTGGAGCGCGGTGATGGCGGCCGGCGGCGCGGCCGGCGCGGTGGTGGGCGGGCTGCTGACCGAGTACGCGGGCTGGCGCTGGGTGCTGTTCGTCAACGTCCCGGTGGGCGTCGCACTGTTCCTGGCCGCGCTGGCGTACGTGCCCCGGGGCGCGGTCGGCCGGGGCGGGCTGCGGCGGATGGACCTGCCGGGTGCGGTCACCGTCACCGCCGGGCTGACCGCCCTGGTCTACGGGATCATCTCCACCGAGTCGCACGGCTGGGGCTCGCCCGCCGTCTGGGGTCCGCTGGCGGCCGCGGGCCTGCTGCTGGCCGCGTTCACGCTGATCGAGTCGAAGGTCGCGCACCCGCTGGTGCCGCTGCGGATCCTGCGCCGCCGCACCCTGGTGACGGCCAACATCGTCACCATGCTGGCCGGCGCGGCGATGTTCGCCATGTGGTTCGTGCTGTCGCTCTACTTCCAGCAGGTGCTGGGCTACAGCGCCGTCCGGGCGGGCCTGGCCTTCGTCGCCGGGTCGGTGGCGATCATCGCGGGCTCGCAGATCGCCACCCGGACCATCACCCGGACCGGCCCCCGGCCACTGCTGGTGGCCGGCACCCTGACCAGCACCGTCGGGTTCCTGTGGCTGTCCCGCTTCGCCGCCGACGGCAGCTACCCGGTTGACGTGCTCGGCCCGTTCGTGCTCTGCACGCTGGGCATGGGCCTGTCGATGATGCCCGCCACGGTGGCCGCGACCAGCGGCGTCCCGCGCGAGGAGGCCGGGCTGGCCTCCGGGCTGACCAACACCTTCCGCCAGGTCGGCGGCGCGGTCGGGCTGGCCGTCCTGGCCACCGTCGCCTCGCACACCACCGCCACCCGGCTCGCGGAGGGCGGGGTGAGCGCCGCACAGGCGCTGACCGACGGCTTCGGGCGTGCCCTGCTGGTCGGCGCCGTCTTCACCACCTGCGCGCTGGCCGGTGCTCTCACACTCCCCACCCGACGGGCCCTCGCCCGCTCCGGGGACGCCGCCGCCGGCGCCTGA
- a CDS encoding DinB family protein has product MSETPPQHYAQGWADAEDRRTPPLVGDEREILTSFLDFHRRTFALKCAGLQAERLSERGLPPSALSLHGLLRHLTGVERWWFRQQFAGEDVPMLYYSDEDPDQDFERLDGDPDEAFALWRAECGRSREIVAAAASLDETGVHRATGGPVSLRRIMVHMIAEYARHNGHADLLRERIDGATGY; this is encoded by the coding sequence ATGAGCGAGACTCCCCCGCAGCACTACGCCCAGGGCTGGGCCGACGCCGAGGACCGCCGGACGCCGCCGCTGGTGGGCGACGAACGCGAGATCCTGACGTCGTTCCTGGACTTCCACCGTCGGACCTTCGCGCTCAAGTGCGCGGGCCTGCAGGCCGAACGGCTGTCGGAGCGCGGTCTGCCGCCGTCGGCGCTGAGCCTGCACGGGCTGCTGCGGCACCTGACCGGGGTGGAGCGGTGGTGGTTCCGGCAGCAGTTCGCGGGTGAGGACGTGCCGATGCTCTACTACTCCGACGAGGACCCGGACCAGGACTTCGAGCGTCTGGACGGCGATCCGGACGAGGCCTTCGCGCTGTGGCGGGCGGAGTGCGGGCGCTCCCGCGAGATCGTCGCGGCCGCGGCGTCACTGGACGAGACCGGGGTGCACCGGGCGACCGGCGGCCCGGTGTCACTGCGCCGGATCATGGTGCACATGATCGCCGAGTACGCGCGGCACAACGGCCACGCCGACCTGCTGCGGGAGCGGATCGACGGCGCGACGGGCTACTGA
- a CDS encoding TetR/AcrR family transcriptional regulator: MTTTPAADPAVPVARPGLKGRKRERTRRSIADAAFRLFAERGFDGVTLAQIAAEAEVAPATVFTHYASKEEIFFSRRKEFADALPGAVVNARTGEELIEGLHGYYAGNARLVLAPEAEDASRTFARILLASPALHRFHTAVVDERRSMLLALLLDRAGPVGAEPVVRAELALFTGFADAAGAAAFEAMRARLAAGAPLAEIEAVVRDILAAGFARLARSYADCGFLDAPGPAAASGEPARQRLAAQ, encoded by the coding sequence ATGACCACGACCCCCGCCGCCGACCCCGCCGTGCCCGTGGCCCGCCCCGGGCTCAAGGGGCGCAAACGCGAGCGGACCCGCCGGTCGATCGCCGACGCCGCGTTCCGGCTGTTCGCCGAGCGGGGGTTCGACGGCGTCACCCTGGCGCAGATCGCCGCCGAGGCCGAGGTCGCCCCGGCCACCGTCTTCACGCACTACGCGTCGAAGGAGGAGATCTTCTTCAGCCGGCGCAAGGAGTTCGCCGACGCCCTCCCGGGGGCCGTCGTCAACGCCCGGACGGGGGAGGAGCTGATCGAGGGGCTGCACGGCTACTACGCCGGCAACGCGCGCCTGGTGCTCGCCCCCGAGGCGGAGGACGCCTCCCGGACCTTCGCCCGGATCCTGCTCGCCAGCCCCGCCCTGCACCGCTTCCACACCGCGGTGGTCGACGAGCGCCGGAGCATGCTGCTGGCCCTGCTGCTCGACCGGGCCGGCCCGGTCGGCGCCGAGCCCGTGGTCCGCGCCGAGCTCGCACTGTTCACCGGGTTCGCCGACGCGGCCGGGGCCGCCGCGTTCGAGGCGATGCGGGCCCGCCTGGCGGCCGGCGCCCCGCTCGCCGAGATCGAGGCCGTGGTGCGCGACATCCTGGCCGCCGGCTTCGCCCGGCTCGCGCGCAGCTACGCGGACTGCGGCTTCCTCGACGCGCCGGGCCCGGCCGCCGCGTCCGGTGAGCCGGCCCGGCAGCGGCTCGCCGCCCAGTAG